Proteins co-encoded in one Quercus robur chromosome 8, dhQueRobu3.1, whole genome shotgun sequence genomic window:
- the LOC126695454 gene encoding diacylglycerol kinase 5 isoform X1 — protein sequence MQLEAVMAVADSESVKLEEFKIPTYILVHEAKVENVPEEPKCPVIVFINSKSGGQLGGDLLVTFRKLLNEKQVFDLGEEAPDKVLRRIYVNLEKLKISGDELAVKIQDRLRLIVAGGDGTAGWLLGVVSDLKLSHSPPIATVPLGTGNNLPFSFGWGKKNPGTDDNSVKLFLGEVMKAKEMKIDSWHIIMRMKTPKEGSCDPIAPLELPHSLHAFHRCSEADELNVEGCHTFRGGFWNYFSMGMDAQVSYAFHSERKLHPEKFKNQLINQSTYAKLGCTQGWFCASLFHPASRNIAQLAKVKVMRKHGSWQELHIHHSIRSIICLNLPSFSGGLNPWGTPNSKKKRDRELTPPFVDDGLLEIVGFRDAWHGLVLLAPNGHGTRLAQAHRIRFEFHKGACDHTFMRIDGEPWKQPLPVDDDTVVVEISHLGQVNMLATHDCRSKSINDHKTTPSHHNDEEEDSNEEDFTEEEFRKFGAADTFKIPDEVDISQLS from the exons ATGCAGTTAGAGGCAGTAATGGCGGTTGCTGATTCTGAGTCCGTGAAATTAGAGGAGTTCAAAATCCCTACTTACATACTTGTACATGAAGCGAAGGTTGAGAACGTTCCTGAAGAGCCTAAGTGTCCGGTGATAGTGTTCATCAATTCCAAGAGTGGTGGTCAGCTGGGTGGGGATCTTCTTGTGACATTTCGTAAGCTTCTCAATGAAAAGCAG GTTTTTGATCTGGGGGAAGAGGCTCCTGATAAGGTGCTGCGCCGAATCTATGTCAATTTAGAAAAGCTCAAGATTAGTGGAGATGAATTAGCTGTTAAAATTCAGGACAGATTGAGATTAATT GTTGCAGGTGGTGATGGAACAGCTGGCTGGCTTCTTGGAGTTGTTTCTGATCTAAAATTATCTCATTCACCACCAATAGCTACGGTTCCCTTGGGAACAGGAAATAatcttccattttcttttggatgg GGAAAGAAGAACCCCGGGACAGACGATAATTctgtgaaattatttttgggTGAAGTAATGAAAGCCAAGGAAATGAAAATAGACAG CTGGCATATTATCATGAGGATGAAGACTCCAAAAGAAGGTTCCTGTGATCCCATTGCACCTCTTGAACTACCACACTCTCTGCATGCATTTCATCGTTGCTCTGAGGCTGATGAACTGAATGTG GAAGGTTGCCACACATTTCGTGGGGGATTTTGGAACTACTTTAGCATGG GAATGGATGCTCAAGTTTCATATGCTTTTCATTCTGAGCGAAAGTTGCATcctgaaaaatttaaaaaccagTTAATTAATCAG AGTACTTATGCAAAACTTGGATGTACGCAAGGATGGTTTTGTGCTTCTCTTTTTCATCCTGCTTCCCG GAACATAGCACAACTTGCAAAAGTAAAGGTTATGAGGAAACATGGTTCCTGGCAAGAACTCCACATACATCACAG TATCCGGTCTATTATATGCCTGAACTTGCCTAGCTTTTCTGGTGGACTAAATCCTTGGGGAACGCCAAATAGCAAGAAAAAGCGTGAT AGAGAGTTGACTCCACCATTTGTAGATGATGGCCTTCTTGAGATTGTGGGGTTTAGAGATGCTTGGCATGGGCTTGTTTTGCTCGCTCCAAATGGACATGGAACTCGTCTTGCACAG GCACATCGTATCCGCTTTGAGTTTCACAAAGGTGCATGTGATCATACGTTCATGAGAATTGATGGGGAACCCTGGAAACAACCTCTCCCAGTTGATGATGACACTGTTGTGGTAGAAATCTCTCACCTTGGCCAAGTAAACATGCTTGCCACCCATGATTGTAGGTCCAAAAGTATTAATGATCACAAAACAACACCTAGCCATCACAATGACGAGGAAGAGGATAGCAATGAAGAAGACTTTACAGAAGAAGAGTTTAGGAAGTTTGGTGCAGCAGATACATTTAAGATCCCTGATGAGGTTGATATTTCCCAACTTAGTTAA
- the LOC126695454 gene encoding diacylglycerol kinase 5 isoform X2, translated as MAVADSESVKLEEFKIPTYILVHEAKVENVPEEPKCPVIVFINSKSGGQLGGDLLVTFRKLLNEKQVFDLGEEAPDKVLRRIYVNLEKLKISGDELAVKIQDRLRLIVAGGDGTAGWLLGVVSDLKLSHSPPIATVPLGTGNNLPFSFGWGKKNPGTDDNSVKLFLGEVMKAKEMKIDSWHIIMRMKTPKEGSCDPIAPLELPHSLHAFHRCSEADELNVEGCHTFRGGFWNYFSMGMDAQVSYAFHSERKLHPEKFKNQLINQSTYAKLGCTQGWFCASLFHPASRNIAQLAKVKVMRKHGSWQELHIHHSIRSIICLNLPSFSGGLNPWGTPNSKKKRDRELTPPFVDDGLLEIVGFRDAWHGLVLLAPNGHGTRLAQAHRIRFEFHKGACDHTFMRIDGEPWKQPLPVDDDTVVVEISHLGQVNMLATHDCRSKSINDHKTTPSHHNDEEEDSNEEDFTEEEFRKFGAADTFKIPDEVDISQLS; from the exons ATGGCGGTTGCTGATTCTGAGTCCGTGAAATTAGAGGAGTTCAAAATCCCTACTTACATACTTGTACATGAAGCGAAGGTTGAGAACGTTCCTGAAGAGCCTAAGTGTCCGGTGATAGTGTTCATCAATTCCAAGAGTGGTGGTCAGCTGGGTGGGGATCTTCTTGTGACATTTCGTAAGCTTCTCAATGAAAAGCAG GTTTTTGATCTGGGGGAAGAGGCTCCTGATAAGGTGCTGCGCCGAATCTATGTCAATTTAGAAAAGCTCAAGATTAGTGGAGATGAATTAGCTGTTAAAATTCAGGACAGATTGAGATTAATT GTTGCAGGTGGTGATGGAACAGCTGGCTGGCTTCTTGGAGTTGTTTCTGATCTAAAATTATCTCATTCACCACCAATAGCTACGGTTCCCTTGGGAACAGGAAATAatcttccattttcttttggatgg GGAAAGAAGAACCCCGGGACAGACGATAATTctgtgaaattatttttgggTGAAGTAATGAAAGCCAAGGAAATGAAAATAGACAG CTGGCATATTATCATGAGGATGAAGACTCCAAAAGAAGGTTCCTGTGATCCCATTGCACCTCTTGAACTACCACACTCTCTGCATGCATTTCATCGTTGCTCTGAGGCTGATGAACTGAATGTG GAAGGTTGCCACACATTTCGTGGGGGATTTTGGAACTACTTTAGCATGG GAATGGATGCTCAAGTTTCATATGCTTTTCATTCTGAGCGAAAGTTGCATcctgaaaaatttaaaaaccagTTAATTAATCAG AGTACTTATGCAAAACTTGGATGTACGCAAGGATGGTTTTGTGCTTCTCTTTTTCATCCTGCTTCCCG GAACATAGCACAACTTGCAAAAGTAAAGGTTATGAGGAAACATGGTTCCTGGCAAGAACTCCACATACATCACAG TATCCGGTCTATTATATGCCTGAACTTGCCTAGCTTTTCTGGTGGACTAAATCCTTGGGGAACGCCAAATAGCAAGAAAAAGCGTGAT AGAGAGTTGACTCCACCATTTGTAGATGATGGCCTTCTTGAGATTGTGGGGTTTAGAGATGCTTGGCATGGGCTTGTTTTGCTCGCTCCAAATGGACATGGAACTCGTCTTGCACAG GCACATCGTATCCGCTTTGAGTTTCACAAAGGTGCATGTGATCATACGTTCATGAGAATTGATGGGGAACCCTGGAAACAACCTCTCCCAGTTGATGATGACACTGTTGTGGTAGAAATCTCTCACCTTGGCCAAGTAAACATGCTTGCCACCCATGATTGTAGGTCCAAAAGTATTAATGATCACAAAACAACACCTAGCCATCACAATGACGAGGAAGAGGATAGCAATGAAGAAGACTTTACAGAAGAAGAGTTTAGGAAGTTTGGTGCAGCAGATACATTTAAGATCCCTGATGAGGTTGATATTTCCCAACTTAGTTAA